One region of Ornithorhynchus anatinus isolate Pmale09 chromosome X5, mOrnAna1.pri.v4, whole genome shotgun sequence genomic DNA includes:
- the LOC100075773 gene encoding histone-lysine N-methyltransferase PRDM9, with amino-acid sequence MSGEQEPAPLDSRRSRKLEEPSRRTRVGKMKKMLQEKGLRENMMEARMNSSMEPHHQRRKDLPEVLQMKITRNRSNAETSRENGHSEDKSQVRDFNLRKQERKSYIEGFEHKEDDYLFCEKCQLYFVEKCSVHGPPIFIKDSAAEKYQENRSVVTLPPGLQIKTSGIPNAGLGVWNQGTTLSRGLHFGPYMGIRTNNERESYSGYSWMIVRGKNYYEYLDGKNTSFSNWMRYVNCARTEEEQNLMAIQFHGEIYYRTCRVIPPGQELLVWYGEEYARNLGILSYNKNPEPGERPHSSGGSFAPSARGGGVKQRIWSKCRSAALQRTRERRNSTHDFPPKHEDTAARQDERQCPDRGRAKQRGVRKSEQIERAKAMGRKKTLGALSPQRREGLSDEAGQRKKSGHEKSGHEQLRQKPGPSEAWAGPAEGSAIPRRHCCDVCGKAFNRLSRLKLHKRIHTGEKPLACRYCKRAFSDPSNLKRHLRIHTEVKPYECKICGKAFGDPSNLKRHAFSHTGEKPFACPDCGRRFSRKDHLNEHRAKHAEDNIIPNTRGTGNLSATVVEKSFWCVSTKNYQIHKEVTIYMRK; translated from the exons ATGTCTGGCGAGCAGGAGCCTGCACCCTTGGATAGCCGAAGGAGTAGGAAACTAGAGGAACCTTCGAGGAGGACCAGAGttggaaagatgaagaaaatgctTCAGGAGAAGGGCCTCCGGGAG AATATGATGGAGGCTCGGATGAATTCAAGTATGGAACCCCACCATCAAAGGCGAAAGGATTTGCCAGAGGTTCTGCAAATGAAGATCACAAGGAATCGATCAAATGCAGAAACATCAAGGGAAAATG GGCACAGTGAAGATAAGTCCCAGGTCCGCGATTTCAACCTGAGGAAGCAGGAAAGGAAATCATATATTGAGGGTTTTGAACACAAGGAAGACGACTATTTGT TCTGTGAGAAGTGCCAGTTATACTTCGTGGAAAAATGCTCAGTGCACGGCCCCCCCATATTTATCAAAGACTCAGCGGCCGAAAAGTATCAAGAAAATCGTTCGGTGGTCACCTTACCCCCCGGGCTGCAGATCAAGACGTCTGGCATCCCCAATGCCGGGCTTGGAGTGTGGAATCAAGGCACAACCTTGTCTCGAGGGCTGCACTTCGGACCATACATGGGGATAAGGACAAACAATGAGAGGGAGTCCTACAGCGGATACTCTTGGATG ATCGTCAGAGGTAAAAACTACTATGAGTACCTGGATGGGAAGAACACATCTTTTTCTAACTGGATGAG gtacGTGAACTGCGCTCGGACTGAAGAAGAGCAGAATTTAATGGCCATTCAGTTCCACGGAGAGATCTACTATCGCACCTGCCGTGTGATTCCACCTGGCCAAGAGTTGCTGGTGTGGTACGGGGAAGAATATGCCCGTAACCTGGGAATCCTCTCATACAATAAGAACCCAGAGCCAG GGGAAAGGCCTCATTCTTCCGGAGGCTCGTTCGCGCCGTCAGCGAGAGGTGGCGGAGTCAAGCAGCGTATATGGAGCAAGTGTCGCTCTGCTGCCCTCCAACGTACCAGAGAAAGGCGAAACTCCACACATGACTTCCCTCCAAAACATGAGGATACTGCGGCTCGCCAAGATGAGCGGCAGTGTCCAGATCGTGGCCGGGCGAAGCAGAGAGGGGTCAGAAAGAGTGAACAGATAGAAAGGGCCAAGGCTATGGGAAGGAAGAAAACTTTAGGGGCATTGTCCCCCCAgcgccgggaaggcctctcggatgaAGCCGgacagagaaagaagagtggACATGAGAAGAGTGGACATGAGCAACTCAGGCAGAAGCCGGGTCCGAGCGAGGCCTGGGCGGGGCCTGCAGAAGGGAGCGCCATTCCGCGGAGGCACTGCTGCGATGTCTGCGGCAAGGCTTTCAACCGGTTATCGCGGTTGAAGCTACATAAGAGGATACACACCGGGGAGAAGCCATTAGCGTGCAGATATTGTAAGAGGGCGTTTAGCGACCCATCCAACTTGAAAAGGCACTTACGGATACACACAGAGGTGAAACCTTATGAGTGCAAAATTTGTGGGAAAGCGTTTGGCGACCCATCCAACTTGAAGAGGCACGCCTTTAGCCACACTGGGGAAAAGCCATTTGCGTGCCCGGACTGTGGTAGGAGATTCAGTCGAAAAGATCACCTGAATGAACATCGCGCGAAACACGCAGAGGACAATATCATTCCGAATACACGGGGAACTGGCAATCTGAGTGCCACTGTTGTGGAAAAAAGCTTCTGGTGTGTATCAACCAAGAACTACCAAATACACAAGGAAGTGACCATCTACATGAGGAAATAA